A single genomic interval of Bradyrhizobium sp. sBnM-33 harbors:
- a CDS encoding flavin-containing monooxygenase, whose product MNIELPRKKLDLSSAIAEGDIRVLLMVLVHMTGDERWLEPPCKPKRDVRLIPDPQAGMPPEIQAEIRAAVLKLFANGEPKPVITDPGNELMLKMMRTTLGEDVAPEYAPLMREEMGFIPREARWTKQPPNEKLAQQHVLIVGAGVCAIALGVALGRLGIPYTIVEKNDELGGTWYVNRYPGCGVDTPNHSYSFSFGPRNPWTRYFAQRQELLDYLKKVALEYDIRKHLRLNTELTSSRWDESKRRWISTLKTANGEEIFESTTLVSAIGQLNDPHPAHFKGEEDFRGVMLHSAVWSDDIKLDGKRVAVIGTGATAMQLVPSIADRVASVTVYQRTAQWARPVAGYSDPITEGAQWLLAHLPFYVQWYRFNMFWRYGDGLLPFLRKDPDWPHPERAVNKGNDRHREELTNFILSELKDRPDLIEKCVPTYPPYGKRILLDNNWFKTLTKPNVELVTDRIDHFARDGIVASDGKLRPADIIVISTGFKVTEMAARLNITGRDGKNLKSAWANDNPTAYLGLTVPDFPNLFVMLGPNSGPAHGGSVIFQSECQSRYISACLVEMIEQGIAAIDVRPEAHDQYIKKVDAEHEQLIWTHPGMTTYYRNKRGRVFSAMPWRFVDYWAMTHDPDLCDYRQTKA is encoded by the coding sequence ATGAATATCGAGCTGCCGCGCAAGAAACTCGATCTGTCATCGGCCATCGCCGAGGGCGATATCCGCGTCCTGTTGATGGTCCTGGTGCATATGACCGGCGACGAGCGTTGGCTGGAGCCTCCCTGCAAGCCCAAGCGCGACGTCCGCCTGATTCCGGATCCGCAAGCCGGCATGCCACCGGAAATCCAGGCCGAGATCCGTGCCGCCGTCTTGAAGCTGTTCGCAAACGGTGAACCGAAGCCCGTCATCACCGATCCCGGCAATGAATTGATGCTGAAGATGATGCGCACGACGCTGGGCGAAGACGTCGCCCCTGAATATGCGCCGCTGATGCGCGAGGAAATGGGCTTCATTCCCCGGGAGGCGCGCTGGACTAAGCAACCTCCGAACGAAAAGCTCGCGCAGCAGCATGTGCTGATCGTCGGCGCCGGTGTCTGCGCCATCGCGCTGGGTGTTGCCCTTGGCCGGCTCGGCATCCCCTACACCATCGTCGAGAAGAACGACGAGCTCGGCGGCACTTGGTACGTCAATCGCTATCCGGGGTGCGGCGTCGATACGCCCAACCATTCGTACTCGTTCTCATTCGGTCCGCGTAATCCGTGGACGCGCTATTTCGCCCAACGCCAGGAATTGCTCGATTACCTCAAGAAGGTTGCGCTCGAATACGACATTCGAAAGCATCTTCGCCTCAACACGGAGCTGACATCATCGCGCTGGGACGAGAGCAAGCGGCGCTGGATATCGACGTTGAAGACCGCCAATGGCGAAGAGATATTTGAATCCACCACGCTGGTCAGCGCGATCGGTCAACTCAACGACCCCCACCCTGCGCACTTCAAGGGCGAGGAGGATTTCAGGGGAGTGATGCTGCACTCCGCGGTGTGGTCCGACGACATCAAGCTCGACGGCAAGCGCGTCGCCGTCATCGGCACCGGCGCCACCGCCATGCAACTGGTGCCGTCGATCGCGGACCGTGTGGCGTCGGTCACCGTTTATCAGCGTACCGCGCAATGGGCGCGCCCCGTGGCGGGTTATTCCGATCCGATCACCGAGGGCGCGCAGTGGCTGCTCGCGCATCTTCCATTCTATGTGCAGTGGTACCGCTTCAACATGTTCTGGCGCTACGGCGACGGCCTGCTGCCGTTCCTGCGCAAGGACCCCGACTGGCCGCATCCCGAGCGCGCCGTCAACAAAGGCAATGACCGGCATCGTGAAGAGCTGACCAATTTCATCCTGTCCGAATTGAAGGACCGTCCAGACCTAATCGAGAAATGTGTGCCGACCTACCCGCCCTACGGCAAGCGCATCCTGCTCGACAACAACTGGTTCAAGACGCTGACGAAGCCGAATGTCGAATTGGTCACCGACAGGATCGACCATTTCGCGCGCGACGGCATTGTCGCCTCCGACGGCAAGTTGCGGCCCGCAGACATCATCGTCATTTCCACCGGTTTCAAAGTCACGGAAATGGCCGCTCGCCTCAACATCACAGGGCGCGATGGAAAAAATCTGAAGTCGGCCTGGGCCAACGACAACCCGACCGCCTATCTTGGCCTCACCGTGCCGGACTTTCCCAATCTCTTCGTGATGCTTGGACCCAATTCAGGCCCGGCGCATGGCGGCAGCGTGATCTTCCAGTCTGAATGCCAGAGCCGCTACATCTCCGCCTGCCTCGTCGAAATGATCGAGCAAGGCATCGCTGCGATCGACGTTCGTCCGGAAGCGCACGATCAGTACATCAAGAAAGTGGATGCCGAGCACGAGCAATTGATCTGGACGCATCCCGGCATGACCACCTACTACCGCAACAAGCGAGGTCGAGTTTTTTCGGCGATGCCATGGCGGTTCGTGGATTACTGGGCGATGACCCACGATCCCGACCTATGTGACTATCGTCAGACAAAGGCTTGA
- the tnpA gene encoding IS66-like element accessory protein TnpA: protein MDSDRRSAQVERLEVVDTGRRRRWSEDEKLKIVLESLQAPRQVAATARRYGVSRSLLLRWRRSFRPEPKDANHQTGFVPAMMVAESGATPGPVGSAGGGVIEIEFTAGVRMRITGTVDAATLKAAVAALADGRPR, encoded by the coding sequence ATGGACAGTGATAGGCGCAGCGCCCAGGTTGAACGGCTCGAAGTGGTGGACACAGGCCGGCGGCGGCGCTGGTCCGAGGATGAGAAGCTCAAGATCGTCCTGGAGAGCTTACAGGCGCCGCGCCAGGTCGCTGCGACGGCGCGGCGATACGGCGTTTCGCGCTCATTGCTGCTCCGATGGCGACGGTCGTTTCGCCCCGAGCCGAAGGATGCCAACCATCAAACAGGCTTCGTACCGGCGATGATGGTCGCGGAATCGGGGGCGACGCCTGGTCCAGTCGGGTCGGCCGGCGGCGGCGTGATCGAGATCGAGTTCACGGCCGGGGTTCGGATGCGGATCACGGGTACGGTCGACGCGGCGACGCTAAAGGCCGCGGTCGCGGCACTGGCTGATGGACGGCCGCGGTGA
- a CDS encoding glycosyltransferase, with the protein MRILYVISFPPFPIEISGGAIRSHLLLSALNQVGSVRILYLNYRGPDHDFGSAPSSAFDDKPLSVLSISMPGTSGSKYENYLEKASRGLGMVFGSGLAMAGLRVSIEAARTIAELCDRGEVDLIVGRFCRTSAAAGLLAERTVPLIIDADDWEPSRTAARIRSTSRYNLLQHAYLQRALQGSLYLGRQVLEKADHVWLASEKDTAVLDRRHVTTLPNLPLSSTGDEINALKPSAAESKILLSVGDWGRKQNTDGMNWYLRQVWPLIRERVPQAELRIAGATQSSFAREWGAKQNVSVLGFVDELRSEYEKAAVIATPITWGGGTKIKVLEALAYGRVPAGTKHAFEGLPDPGKLETIAAIADEPVPLAEATVGMLINAPMRQSQEIAAAKYYVDHHSVAAFNKRVKDTVESVMSARKAQLC; encoded by the coding sequence ATGCGTATTCTGTATGTTATTTCCTTTCCCCCGTTTCCTATCGAAATCAGTGGCGGAGCGATTCGATCGCATCTGCTTTTGAGCGCCTTGAATCAAGTTGGAAGTGTACGCATTCTCTACCTGAATTACCGCGGCCCCGATCATGATTTTGGGTCTGCCCCTTCATCAGCTTTCGACGACAAACCCCTTTCCGTTTTGTCAATATCTATGCCGGGGACCAGCGGAAGCAAATACGAAAATTATCTAGAAAAGGCCTCGCGAGGCTTGGGGATGGTCTTCGGAAGCGGCCTGGCTATGGCTGGGCTGCGGGTCAGTATCGAGGCTGCACGGACCATCGCCGAACTCTGCGATCGCGGTGAAGTCGACCTGATAGTCGGAAGATTCTGTCGCACGTCAGCTGCCGCGGGTTTGCTGGCCGAACGAACTGTCCCCCTCATCATTGATGCCGACGACTGGGAACCTAGCCGTACAGCCGCGAGAATACGATCGACGTCAAGGTACAATCTCTTGCAGCATGCCTACCTTCAACGAGCACTACAAGGTAGTTTGTACCTAGGGAGACAGGTGCTCGAAAAAGCCGATCACGTTTGGCTTGCTTCGGAAAAAGATACTGCGGTACTCGATCGGCGCCATGTCACGACGCTACCAAATCTTCCACTTTCCTCTACTGGCGACGAAATTAACGCCTTGAAACCGTCCGCCGCAGAATCAAAAATTTTATTGTCGGTCGGTGATTGGGGGAGGAAACAGAACACTGACGGAATGAACTGGTACCTGCGTCAGGTTTGGCCATTGATTCGTGAACGCGTACCTCAGGCCGAGCTTAGAATTGCCGGTGCGACTCAATCTTCGTTCGCGCGCGAGTGGGGTGCCAAGCAGAATGTGAGCGTGCTCGGTTTTGTCGACGAATTGCGTTCCGAATACGAAAAGGCCGCGGTCATAGCAACCCCAATCACTTGGGGCGGCGGCACAAAGATCAAAGTGTTGGAAGCTCTTGCATATGGCCGCGTTCCTGCGGGAACAAAACACGCCTTCGAAGGCCTTCCTGATCCAGGAAAATTGGAAACCATCGCGGCGATTGCAGACGAGCCCGTGCCACTCGCCGAAGCAACAGTTGGAATGCTTATCAATGCTCCAATGCGGCAATCGCAGGAGATTGCTGCAGCGAAGTATTATGTCGACCATCACTCGGTTGCGGCTTTCAACAAGCGCGTCAAAGATACAGTCGAAAGCGTAATGAGTGCTCGGAAAGCACAATTGTGCTAG
- a CDS encoding TetR/AcrR family transcriptional regulator gives MTQSSQAASGKVTKLNRVERNAWTKRRLFDAATKIVGKYGYAEASVARITEAAGVAQGTFYNHFENRQELLDQLLPKIGIDMVHFIRERTGTADAARQEIERFSAFFDFIREVPEFLRILNEAEYFAPVGYQKHLDNIATAYVRILKRARTAGAIVDFSDEEFEAIVHMFMGARGYLSRRYSYSGGAVTAAPEHVISAYRKLVTRGLFTPDKGNSHDR, from the coding sequence ATGACGCAATCATCGCAAGCTGCATCGGGCAAAGTGACAAAACTCAACCGCGTCGAGCGCAACGCGTGGACCAAGCGCAGATTATTCGATGCCGCCACCAAGATCGTCGGCAAGTACGGTTACGCCGAGGCTTCCGTTGCCCGCATCACCGAGGCAGCCGGCGTGGCCCAAGGCACGTTCTACAATCACTTCGAGAACCGCCAGGAACTGCTTGATCAATTGCTGCCGAAGATCGGCATCGACATGGTCCACTTCATCCGCGAGCGCACGGGGACCGCAGATGCCGCAAGGCAGGAGATCGAGCGCTTCAGCGCCTTTTTCGATTTCATCCGCGAGGTTCCGGAGTTCCTGCGCATCCTCAATGAGGCCGAATATTTTGCACCCGTCGGCTACCAGAAGCATCTCGATAATATCGCGACCGCCTACGTCCGCATCCTCAAGCGCGCCCGCACTGCTGGCGCGATCGTGGATTTCAGCGACGAGGAGTTCGAAGCCATCGTTCACATGTTCATGGGTGCACGCGGCTATCTGAGCCGACGTTACTCCTATTCCGGCGGCGCGGTAACGGCGGCGCCCGAGCATGTCATCTCCGCTTACCGAAAGCTGGTCACGCGCGGGCTGTTCACACCGGATAAAGGCAACAGCCATGACCGCTGA
- the tnpB gene encoding IS66 family insertion sequence element accessory protein TnpB (TnpB, as the term is used for proteins encoded by IS66 family insertion elements, is considered an accessory protein, since TnpC, encoded by a neighboring gene, is a DDE family transposase.): protein MITIASGVRVWIATGHTDMRRGMNSLALLVQEAFRRDPHGGDLYVFRGKSGKLIKILWHDGLGMSLYAKRLERGRFLWPSSTDGVVTITPAQLGYLLEGIDWRMPQHTWRPQAAG, encoded by the coding sequence GTGATCACCATTGCGTCGGGCGTACGGGTGTGGATTGCGACCGGTCATACCGATATGCGTCGCGGCATGAACTCGCTGGCCTTGCTGGTGCAGGAAGCCTTCAGGCGCGACCCGCACGGCGGCGACCTCTACGTGTTCCGTGGCAAGAGCGGCAAGCTCATCAAGATCCTTTGGCATGATGGGCTGGGTATGTCGCTCTACGCCAAGCGGCTGGAGCGCGGCCGCTTTCTCTGGCCGTCGTCGACTGATGGCGTGGTGACAATCACCCCGGCCCAGCTCGGCTACTTGCTGGAGGGCATTGACTGGCGCATGCCGCAACACACGTGGCGACCGCAGGCGGCCGGCTGA
- a CDS encoding 2-hydroxychromene-2-carboxylate isomerase — MDRPRVRIYTDYKSPYAFVANKRLFELEEIYGVELEWLPYTLRIAEFMGTIEERTPHFWRKVRYAYMDARRYANAQGLTMKGPRRIYDAFYASAGMLFARRHGLFRPYHDRVFRGFWSHDLEIDKLSDISGVIASLGGSSEEFEAYVHGPARTEHDRIIDEAEALGVFGVPTMVFNGELFWGGDRIDMLIERIRNPESIATALGSRHRT; from the coding sequence ATGGATAGACCGCGCGTAAGAATCTACACCGATTACAAGAGCCCTTATGCGTTCGTCGCCAACAAACGCCTGTTCGAGCTTGAGGAGATTTACGGCGTCGAACTCGAATGGCTGCCCTACACACTGCGCATTGCTGAATTCATGGGCACCATCGAAGAGCGCACGCCGCATTTCTGGCGCAAGGTGCGCTATGCCTATATGGACGCGCGCCGCTATGCCAACGCGCAAGGCCTCACCATGAAAGGTCCGCGGCGCATCTATGATGCCTTTTATGCCAGCGCCGGCATGCTGTTCGCCCGACGCCATGGCCTGTTCCGCCCATATCACGACAGGGTGTTCCGTGGGTTCTGGAGTCATGATCTCGAAATCGACAAGCTTTCCGATATTTCCGGTGTGATCGCCTCGCTCGGCGGGTCGTCAGAAGAATTCGAAGCTTACGTCCATGGCCCCGCACGGACAGAACACGACCGCATCATTGATGAGGCGGAGGCGCTCGGTGTGTTCGGCGTGCCGACCATGGTCTTCAATGGCGAATTATTCTGGGGCGGCGATCGCATCGACATGCTGATCGAACGCATCCGGAATCCGGAATCGATCGCGACGGCGCTGGGCAGCCGCCACCGGACGTGA
- a CDS encoding H-NS histone family protein: MSRAILLGLGMNDRELEEMELNDLWDLHQTIIEILNRKLENEKRKLQNRLDELGRKFGRSPTDVPQRRRYLTVEPKFRNPDNPSETWSGRGRIPRWLAILIASGRNRNEFRIG, translated from the coding sequence ATGAGTCGCGCCATTCTCTTGGGGCTGGGCATGAACGACCGAGAACTGGAGGAGATGGAGCTTAACGACCTTTGGGACCTGCACCAGACGATCATCGAGATCCTAAATCGAAAACTCGAGAACGAAAAGCGCAAGCTTCAAAACAGACTGGATGAGCTTGGTCGCAAGTTCGGTCGATCCCCGACTGACGTCCCGCAACGTCGGCGCTACCTCACGGTCGAGCCGAAGTTTAGAAATCCCGACAACCCCTCAGAGACGTGGTCGGGACGCGGCAGAATCCCAAGATGGCTAGCCATACTCATCGCGTCCGGAAGGAACCGCAATGAGTTTCGGATCGGATAA
- a CDS encoding SDR family NAD(P)-dependent oxidoreductase, with the protein MTAEGIVLVTGGSRGIGAATATLLAAQGQKVVIVDIAPEPLAETQTILWPAPFDVANESAVVSGIAGIETAHGPITGLVNAAGVFGKMHKIERVRMEQWDREVNIDLRGTFLVARSVGVKMAERRRGAIVNVASVAGMTSGPIHAYTAAKAGVIQITQTLAAEWGRSGVRVNAVSPGFTRTAALEAGIASGALNKKWLESPTAMNRLVEPVEVAQAIAWLLSPLSSGITGINLPVDAGYIAGTTWAAYGGLPEAPGA; encoded by the coding sequence ATGACCGCTGAAGGCATCGTTCTCGTCACCGGCGGCAGCCGCGGCATTGGCGCTGCAACGGCAACGCTTCTCGCCGCTCAAGGCCAAAAGGTCGTTATTGTCGATATTGCGCCCGAACCGCTCGCGGAAACGCAAACCATCCTGTGGCCCGCGCCCTTCGACGTCGCGAACGAAAGCGCTGTCGTCAGCGGCATCGCTGGTATCGAAACCGCCCACGGCCCGATCACAGGTCTCGTCAACGCCGCCGGCGTGTTCGGCAAGATGCACAAAATCGAACGCGTGCGGATGGAACAATGGGATCGCGAGGTCAATATCGACCTACGCGGCACCTTTCTGGTAGCCCGCAGCGTCGGCGTGAAGATGGCCGAGCGCCGGCGCGGCGCGATCGTCAATGTCGCCTCCGTTGCCGGCATGACCTCAGGCCCGATCCACGCCTACACGGCCGCGAAGGCCGGCGTCATCCAGATCACGCAGACGCTGGCTGCCGAGTGGGGCCGCAGTGGTGTCCGCGTTAATGCAGTCTCGCCCGGTTTCACGCGGACGGCGGCGCTGGAAGCCGGCATCGCTTCGGGTGCGCTGAACAAGAAATGGCTCGAAAGCCCGACCGCGATGAACCGGCTGGTCGAGCCAGTCGAGGTCGCACAGGCCATCGCGTGGCTGCTGTCGCCGCTGAGCAGCGGCATCACCGGAATCAACCTCCCTGTCGACGCCGGCTATATCGCCGGTACCACCTGGGCCGCCTATGGCGGCTTGCCCGAAGCACCAGGCGCGTAA
- the tnpC gene encoding IS66 family transposase (programmed frameshift) — MGADDSLPDDVTRLKAMLLAERAARLAAEAEAGTDTLLIEKLKLTIKKLRHEQFGQSSERGALLDQLELQLADLEENAAQAETAAQMAAADKITVAPFERRKPARRPLPEHLPRERIVYPVPATCPCCGDNRLRKIGEDVTEMLELIPRQWKVIQHVREKLVCRACEAITQPPAPSHPIARGRAGPKLLAHILFAKYGLHLPLNRQSDVYQREGIDLDVSTLADWVGASAATLMPLVDAIRSHVFAAERIHADDTTVPVLAKGKTRTGRLWTYARDDRPFAGPDPPAAVFFYSPDRSGEHPEQHLAGYAGLMQADAYAGFGKLYEANRKAGPIIEAACWAHGRRKFFDLARLSKAPIAAEAVKRIDVLFAIEREINGLAPQERRHVRQERSRPLITELHAWLREQRDKLSRNNETTKAINYCLSRWDAFTRFLDDGRLCMSNNAAERELRAVAVGRRNWTFAGSDEGGRRAAAIYTLIATAKLSDIDPQAWLADVLARLPDYPAKRIHELLPWNWRLQSIAHAA; from the exons ATGGGCGCCGATGATTCTCTCCCCGACGATGTGACCAGGCTGAAGGCGATGCTGCTTGCCGAGCGAGCGGCCCGCTTGGCCGCGGAGGCGGAAGCT GGCACGGACACACTGCTGATCGAGAAGCTCAAGCTCACGATCAAGAAGCTGCGGCACGAGCAGTTCGGACAGTCCTCCGAGCGAGGCGCATTGCTGGACCAGCTCGAGCTGCAGCTCGCCGATCTGGAAGAGAACGCCGCGCAAGCCGAGACTGCGGCGCAGATGGCCGCAGCCGACAAGATTACGGTGGCACCATTCGAGCGCCGCAAGCCGGCGCGCCGGCCGCTGCCGGAGCATTTGCCGCGGGAGCGCATTGTCTATCCGGTGCCTGCGACCTGCCCATGCTGCGGCGACAACCGATTGCGTAAGATCGGCGAGGACGTGACCGAGATGCTGGAGCTCATCCCGCGCCAGTGGAAAGTGATCCAGCACGTGCGCGAGAAGCTCGTCTGCCGGGCCTGCGAGGCGATCACTCAGCCGCCGGCGCCCTCGCACCCGATTGCGCGTGGACGTGCGGGGCCGAAGCTGCTCGCTCATATCTTGTTCGCCAAGTACGGCCTGCACCTGCCGCTCAATCGTCAGAGCGACGTCTACCAGCGCGAAGGCATCGACCTCGACGTATCGACGCTCGCCGACTGGGTGGGCGCGTCGGCCGCAACCCTGATGCCGCTGGTCGATGCAATCCGGAGCCATGTCTTCGCTGCCGAGCGCATCCATGCAGACGACACCACGGTGCCGGTCCTGGCCAAGGGCAAGACGCGGACCGGCCGGCTCTGGACCTATGCGCGCGACGACCGACCGTTCGCCGGCCCCGATCCGCCGGCCGCCGTGTTCTTCTATTCGCCGGATCGTAGCGGTGAGCACCCGGAGCAACATCTGGCGGGCTATGCCGGGCTGATGCAGGCCGACGCCTATGCCGGTTTTGGCAAGCTCTACGAGGCCAATCGCAAAGCAGGTCCGATCATCGAGGCCGCGTGCTGGGCGCACGGCCGGCGCAAGTTCTTCGATCTGGCACGGCTCAGCAAGGCGCCGATCGCGGCCGAGGCGGTCAAGCGCATCGACGTCCTGTTCGCCATCGAGCGCGAGATCAACGGTCTCGCGCCGCAGGAGCGCCGGCACGTGCGCCAGGAGCGCAGTCGACCATTGATCACCGAACTGCACGCTTGGCTGCGCGAGCAGCGGGACAAGCTCTCCAGGAACAACGAGACGACCAAGGCGATCAACTACTGCCTCAGCCGCTGGGATGCATTCACCCGCTTCCTTGATGACGGGCGCCTGTGCATGTCGAACAACGCCGCCGAGCGCGAGCTACGGGCCGTCGCCGTGGGCAGAAGAAACTGGACCTTCGCCGGCTCCGACGAGGGCGGTCGGCGTGCGGCTGCGATCTACACCCTCATCGCCACCGCCAAGCTCAGCGACATCGATCCACAAGCTTGGCTCGCCGACGTGCTGGCCCGCCTGCCAGATTACCCCGCCAAACGCATCCACGAACTCCTGCCTTGGAATTGGCGGCTTCAGAGCATCGCTCACGCGGCTTGA
- a CDS encoding glycoside hydrolase family 16 protein, whose product MSDGKAEVGFGHSSFVDPSSGYDPFKVEGGALTITATGDVTPSGIQGSMESGLITTEGDWSQKQGYFEMRADLSDAPHAWDAFWMLPDQQVNPGTPDAWQELDVVEHYGENDKGVYSHIHTTDPSNGIPWQQNRQVYSETANEDGYHTYGVLWEADKLSFYVDGELKGSQVTPSDYSNPQYLIANLATQAGAVGGEQMKIDYIRAYSKDGSNPTVALGQVSAPDGRDPGTYGATALDGSAPAPAVIAADDVPPAAPAVVAADDVPPAAPTVVAADDVPPAAPAVVAADDVPPAAPTVVAADDVPPAAPAVVAADDVSPAAPINGANTAAQAEVPAQALNARDVSFETMFNDATTTVEEGLRHHNVRVDSQSNGVEGSSVADLRLAQTGLSADVWADFIASGNVPGDRAEHLVATANAHGMGAFIRTLESWEQNNSNLDASPGRLFEARFNNELLGDDSTIGTLAAMINGHQRHDTALVTAAEEGFHANRADVSGNNVPLEGGTYFAHAHTISDPLSTITDLLPSAVGTRLTAASLAGAAVADVPPGVAGGMENAVAHAAPFGTDGRCAHHQHFEHMWG is encoded by the coding sequence ATGAGCGACGGCAAGGCCGAAGTTGGCTTTGGACATAGCTCGTTCGTCGATCCTTCCTCAGGTTATGATCCGTTCAAGGTCGAAGGTGGCGCACTGACCATCACGGCCACAGGCGACGTCACGCCTTCCGGTATTCAGGGGAGCATGGAATCTGGGCTGATTACCACGGAGGGTGACTGGTCGCAGAAGCAAGGTTACTTTGAAATGCGCGCTGACTTGAGCGATGCCCCGCACGCGTGGGACGCCTTTTGGATGCTGCCCGACCAACAGGTTAATCCCGGCACGCCTGATGCGTGGCAGGAACTGGACGTGGTTGAGCACTATGGCGAAAACGACAAGGGCGTGTATAGCCACATCCACACTACCGATCCGTCGAATGGTATTCCTTGGCAGCAAAATCGTCAGGTCTACAGCGAGACAGCCAACGAGGACGGGTATCACACCTACGGTGTTCTCTGGGAAGCGGACAAGCTCAGCTTCTACGTGGACGGTGAGTTAAAGGGTTCGCAAGTTACTCCTTCCGACTACAGCAACCCGCAATACCTGATCGCCAACTTGGCTACGCAGGCCGGCGCTGTTGGTGGGGAGCAAATGAAGATCGACTACATTCGCGCCTATTCAAAAGATGGGTCCAACCCCACAGTGGCGCTGGGTCAGGTCTCGGCTCCTGATGGGCGCGATCCTGGCACGTATGGCGCAACGGCGCTTGACGGTTCGGCACCTGCTCCGGCTGTAATCGCCGCCGATGATGTCCCGCCAGCCGCTCCGGCCGTTGTCGCCGCCGATGATGTCCCGCCAGCTGCTCCGACCGTTGTCGCCGCCGATGATGTCCCGCCAGCTGCTCCGGCCGTTGTCGCCGCCGATGATGTCCCGCCAGCTGCTCCGACCGTTGTCGCCGCCGATGATGTCCCGCCAGCCGCTCCGGCCGTTGTCGCGGCCGATGACGTCTCGCCAGCCGCTCCGATCAATGGTGCCAATACCGCCGCCCAAGCCGAGGTCCCGGCGCAGGCACTCAACGCCCGTGACGTGTCTTTCGAGACCATGTTTAACGATGCGACCACAACTGTTGAAGAAGGGCTCCGGCACCACAACGTCCGGGTGGACAGTCAAAGCAATGGGGTGGAGGGCAGCTCCGTTGCCGATCTTCGACTAGCTCAGACCGGGCTGAGCGCCGACGTCTGGGCCGATTTTATCGCCTCGGGCAACGTTCCTGGAGACCGCGCGGAGCACTTGGTAGCGACGGCCAACGCACACGGTATGGGTGCCTTCATCCGAACGCTGGAAAGTTGGGAGCAGAATAATTCCAATCTCGATGCCTCCCCGGGCCGCCTGTTCGAGGCTCGGTTCAACAACGAACTGCTGGGCGACGATTCCACCATCGGCACCCTGGCGGCGATGATTAATGGACATCAGAGGCACGATACTGCGCTGGTCACGGCGGCTGAGGAAGGATTCCACGCCAACCGTGCTGACGTGAGCGGCAACAATGTCCCGCTAGAAGGGGGCACCTACTTTGCTCACGCGCACACAATCTCCGACCCGCTGAGCACTATCACAGATTTGCTGCCGTCTGCGGTGGGTACGCGGCTGACAGCGGCTTCTCTGGCCGGCGCTGCCGTTGCAGATGTTCCACCCGGCGTGGCCGGCGGAATGGAAAATGCTGTTGCACACGCAGCGCCGTTCGGGACAGACGGCCGGTGTGCCCACCACCAGCACTTCGAGCACATGTGGGGCTGA